In the genome of Kitasatospora cathayae, one region contains:
- a CDS encoding ferritin-like domain-containing protein produces the protein MTVTAPREAATPLILTHPETKVDPRRPIETLDDLVKHLKQAAYLEMSTIPMYLYPSFSIASRGYSQWDPGMGAFRLIRSIVVEEMLHLCLVRNLLVALGKGDEISFYRKDFAPTYPSYMLHRWPPLVLDLGPCTRELVRDVFMEFELPSPAIGAGAVPDGWYATIGEFYAAVGKGLKTLNDTTPDLWKQNKPYLQYITAYWNKDGGGEPVAIKDLETAQEALKTIVEQGEGASPDMLTVPIDPLKPVPGLDEMPHYIKFKRIADGVEPIGPVWPLPTNPTAEIYRDDERVRSINTLFNAVYSYVLYMIDMVYTSSREDVTPGQDNPRYHYERTFISAMQGILVTVAQTMVATRADIDQSSGTRLGPTVRADAAATMGPGPAVITNAGPTFEFHELPETGKKKHLMDLCDAAMVHFPQLGGDNSVRWLIGKLPDEL, from the coding sequence ATGACCGTCACCGCTCCACGCGAGGCCGCCACCCCCCTCATCCTCACGCACCCGGAGACGAAGGTCGACCCCAGGAGGCCCATCGAGACGCTGGACGACCTGGTCAAGCACCTGAAGCAGGCCGCCTACCTGGAGATGTCCACCATCCCCATGTACCTCTACCCGTCCTTCTCCATCGCCTCGCGCGGCTACTCCCAGTGGGACCCCGGGATGGGAGCCTTCCGGCTGATCCGCAGCATCGTCGTGGAGGAGATGCTGCACCTGTGCCTCGTCCGCAACCTTCTCGTGGCCCTGGGCAAGGGCGACGAGATCAGCTTCTACAGGAAGGACTTCGCACCGACGTACCCGTCGTACATGTTGCACCGCTGGCCACCGCTCGTCCTCGACCTGGGCCCGTGCACCAGGGAACTGGTCCGGGACGTCTTCATGGAGTTCGAGCTGCCCTCGCCGGCCATCGGCGCGGGAGCGGTGCCCGACGGGTGGTACGCCACCATCGGCGAGTTCTATGCGGCCGTCGGTAAGGGGCTCAAGACCCTCAATGACACGACGCCCGACCTCTGGAAGCAGAACAAGCCGTACCTCCAATACATCACGGCCTACTGGAACAAGGACGGCGGCGGCGAGCCGGTCGCGATCAAGGACCTGGAGACCGCCCAGGAGGCTCTGAAGACCATCGTCGAGCAGGGCGAGGGAGCCTCGCCCGACATGCTCACCGTCCCCATCGACCCGCTGAAGCCCGTTCCCGGCCTGGACGAGATGCCGCACTACATCAAGTTCAAGCGCATCGCGGACGGCGTCGAACCGATCGGCCCGGTCTGGCCACTGCCCACCAACCCGACAGCAGAGATCTACCGCGACGATGAGAGGGTCCGCAGCATCAACACCCTCTTCAACGCGGTGTACTCCTACGTGCTGTACATGATCGACATGGTCTACACGTCCTCGCGCGAGGACGTGACCCCGGGGCAGGACAACCCGCGCTACCACTACGAGCGCACCTTCATCTCGGCGATGCAGGGCATCCTGGTGACGGTGGCGCAGACCATGGTCGCCACCCGGGCCGACATCGACCAGTCGAGCGGCACGCGCCTGGGCCCGACCGTGCGTGCTGACGCGGCCGCCACCATGGGTCCTGGCCCGGCCGTCATCACGAATGCTGGTCCGACCTTCGAGTTCCACGAACTGCCCGAGACCGGGAAGAAGAAGCACCTCATGGACCTGTGCGACGCCGCCATGGTCCACTTTCCCCAACTCGGCGGTGACAACAGCGTCCGCTGGCTGATCGGCAAGCTGCCCGACGAACTGTGA
- the bufB gene encoding MNIO family bufferin maturase, producing MPDTSPVPRSSGLGLGLGLRFPHLAQVLDTWPEVGWFEIISENFMDSGGYPRHALDRIAERYPIVMHGVSLSIGSTDPLDLGYLERLRRLADATKARWVSDHVCWTGVTGVNTHDLLPVPFTEEALAHLVRRVRTVQDVLERPLVLENPSTYATFAGAAMPEWEFIARLAADSGCGLLLDVNNVYVSAVNHGFDPEEYVRALPADRIVQIHLAGHTHLDTHIIDTHDQPVAEPVWQLYELATSLTGPVPTLLEWDDRIPPLPDLLAELDKARPYIENAAAVPVGRG from the coding sequence GGCCTGGGCCTCGGGCTGGGACTTCGGTTCCCCCATCTGGCCCAGGTGCTGGACACCTGGCCGGAAGTGGGCTGGTTCGAGATCATCTCCGAGAACTTCATGGACTCCGGCGGCTACCCGCGTCACGCCCTGGACCGGATCGCCGAGCGCTACCCGATCGTCATGCACGGCGTCTCGCTGTCCATCGGCAGCACCGACCCGCTCGACCTCGGGTACCTGGAGCGGCTGCGCCGCCTGGCCGACGCCACGAAAGCCCGCTGGGTCTCCGACCACGTCTGCTGGACCGGCGTGACCGGAGTCAACACGCACGACCTGCTGCCGGTGCCCTTCACCGAGGAAGCGCTCGCCCACCTGGTGCGCCGGGTCCGCACCGTCCAGGACGTGCTGGAACGGCCACTGGTGCTGGAGAACCCGAGCACGTACGCGACGTTCGCCGGCGCCGCCATGCCCGAGTGGGAGTTCATCGCCCGCCTGGCCGCGGACTCCGGCTGCGGCCTGCTGCTCGACGTCAACAACGTCTACGTCTCCGCCGTCAACCACGGCTTCGACCCCGAGGAGTACGTGCGCGCACTGCCGGCCGACCGGATCGTGCAGATCCACCTCGCAGGCCACACTCACCTCGACACCCACATCATCGACACCCACGACCAGCCCGTGGCAGAACCGGTCTGGCAGCTCTACGAGCTGGCGACCTCCCTCACCGGACCGGTGCCCACCCTGCTCGAATGGGACGACCGCATCCCGCCGCTGCCCGACCTGCTCGCAGAACTGGACAAGGCTCGTCCGTACATCGAGAACGCGGCTGCGGTCCCGGTGGGCCGTGGCTAG
- a CDS encoding HvfC/BufC N-terminal domain-containing protein, translating to MDEAQRWLQQAILGPREGQRAQLLAPAARLTPAQCLDVYRHGYRLRLLEAMRGLHPGLRALLGEEVFDDFAVDYLDARPSRSYTLFELDRHFAYFLADHRPDRERPADRREAWIDVVIDLARYERAFAEVYDGPGAEAVPDSYAVPPGEVSPAPCLRLLTLSAPVHTYAAAARRGLDPAPPVPRPVRLALSRRNYIVTATELDRAAHQFLTLLREGRPVRAAAAAAGLDEAGTARLLHRWTADGWLLPDTTPPAPESRRRTP from the coding sequence TTGGACGAGGCACAGCGCTGGCTCCAGCAGGCGATCCTCGGCCCGCGGGAGGGACAACGCGCGCAGTTGCTGGCGCCGGCGGCCCGGCTGACTCCCGCACAGTGCCTGGACGTCTACCGGCACGGCTACCGGCTGCGGCTGCTGGAGGCGATGCGCGGGCTCCACCCGGGCCTGCGGGCGCTGCTCGGCGAGGAGGTCTTCGACGACTTCGCCGTGGACTACCTGGACGCCCGCCCCTCCCGTTCCTACACCCTCTTCGAACTCGACCGGCACTTCGCCTATTTCCTCGCCGATCACCGCCCCGACCGGGAGCGGCCGGCCGACCGGCGCGAGGCGTGGATCGACGTGGTCATCGATCTCGCGCGCTACGAGCGGGCGTTCGCCGAGGTGTACGACGGCCCCGGTGCCGAGGCCGTGCCCGACAGCTACGCGGTTCCACCCGGTGAGGTCAGCCCGGCGCCCTGCCTGCGGCTGTTGACCCTGAGCGCGCCCGTGCACACCTACGCGGCAGCCGCCCGCCGGGGCCTCGATCCCGCGCCCCCGGTGCCGAGGCCGGTGCGGCTCGCGCTGTCACGCCGGAACTACATCGTCACCGCCACCGAACTGGACCGGGCAGCACACCAGTTCCTGACCCTCCTCCGGGAAGGCAGGCCGGTCCGTGCGGCAGCCGCCGCAGCGGGCCTGGACGAGGCGGGAACCGCGCGCCTTCTCCACCGGTGGACGGCCGACGGATGGCTGCTGCCCGACACCACTCCCCCAGCCCCCGAATCCAGGAGACGAACACCATGA